The Gemmatimonadaceae bacterium DNA window CGCGGCCGATATGCGAGTGCGACTTGCCGTAGGTGAAGTACACCACGAGGCCGATCGCCATCCACACGGCCAACCGGATCCAGGTGTCGATGGGCAGGAAGACCATCATGAACACGCACGTGAAGATGCCGAGGATCGGCACCAGCGGCACGAACGGCGTGCGGAAC harbors:
- a CDS encoding amino acid permease C-terminal domain-containing protein, with translation FRTPFVPLVPILGIFTCVFMMVFLPIDTWIRLAVWMAIGLVVYFTYGKSHSHIGRAAEAAGD